The following are from one region of the Sphingomonas sp. J315 genome:
- a CDS encoding 50S ribosomal protein L11 methyltransferase, whose product MSSWKLTLPCTRDEAEAIDFEGAELTGIDPAPVLLTSETIPDDPFAWQLEAYFEARPGKSEIAAVRTLVPSAKKAKEVVEQIPDEDWVTLSQQGIAPVHAGRFYVHTSTNRGTVPVDAKTFQIEASRAFGTGTHETTAGCLRTLDAMRARGERVHNLVDIGTGTGLLAFAAMHLWPRAYATASDIDPVAVDVTAENAAINGVRLGVMQGQLALAAAAGLEHPLLIGRAPYDLVIANVLAGPLIELAPSISAVLAEGGTLILAGLLETQAERVANAYRRHGLRLAGKTPMGDWPTLRLRKRTRYGWERTTRPGPDGQGLAPGFGSW is encoded by the coding sequence ATGAGTTCGTGGAAACTGACCCTGCCCTGTACCCGCGACGAAGCCGAAGCGATCGACTTCGAGGGCGCTGAACTGACCGGCATCGACCCCGCACCGGTGCTGCTGACCAGCGAGACGATCCCCGACGACCCGTTCGCCTGGCAGCTCGAAGCCTATTTCGAGGCCAGGCCGGGCAAGTCGGAGATCGCCGCCGTCCGCACGCTCGTCCCCAGCGCGAAGAAGGCGAAGGAGGTCGTCGAGCAAATTCCCGATGAGGATTGGGTGACGCTCAGCCAGCAGGGGATCGCGCCGGTTCATGCCGGGCGCTTCTATGTCCATACCTCTACAAATCGCGGGACGGTGCCGGTCGACGCAAAGACCTTCCAGATCGAGGCGAGCCGCGCCTTCGGCACCGGCACGCACGAAACCACCGCCGGATGCCTGCGCACGCTCGATGCGATGCGCGCGCGGGGGGAGCGGGTCCACAACCTCGTCGATATCGGCACCGGCACCGGCCTGCTCGCCTTTGCCGCGATGCATTTGTGGCCGCGCGCTTATGCGACGGCATCGGACATCGATCCCGTGGCGGTCGATGTGACGGCGGAGAATGCCGCGATCAACGGCGTGCGGCTTGGCGTGATGCAGGGGCAACTCGCGCTCGCCGCCGCGGCGGGGCTGGAACATCCGCTGCTGATCGGCCGCGCGCCCTATGACCTCGTCATCGCCAATGTCCTCGCCGGCCCGCTGATCGAACTCGCGCCGAGCATCAGCGCGGTGCTGGCCGAGGGCGGGACGCTGATCCTCGCCGGATTGCTGGAGACGCAGGCCGAGCGGGTCGCGAACGCCTATCGCCGCCACGGTCTGCGCCTTGCCGGCAAGACCCCGATGGGCGACTGGCCGACGCTGCGCCTGCGCAAGCGGACGCGCTATGGCTGGGAACGCACCACGCGGCCCGGCCCGGACGGGCAGGGGCTGGCTCCGGGGTTCGGGAGCTGGTGA
- the phhA gene encoding phenylalanine 4-monooxygenase, with protein MISETHVLERPPEGAGTDWTIPQNWEAFTREEHAVWDTLYERQIKLLPGRASKAYLRGLDLLKLSESGIPNFEELSERLMKATGWQVVAVPGLVPDDVFFDHMANRRFVAGNFIRRADQLDYLQEPDVFHDVFGHVPLLADPVFADYMEAYGRGGQRALQHGALKQLSRLYWYTVEFGLIQEDDDLRIYGAGIVSSYGESRFALDSDSPNRIGFDLKRVMRTEYRIDDFQQNYFVIPSFDELLRVTIETDFAPLYDEILAQPDIAIAAIEPGDRVITLGTQDYARSRDAA; from the coding sequence ATGATCAGTGAAACCCATGTTTTGGAGCGTCCCCCCGAAGGCGCCGGTACCGACTGGACCATCCCCCAGAATTGGGAGGCATTCACCCGCGAAGAACACGCGGTGTGGGACACGCTGTACGAACGCCAGATCAAGCTGCTGCCCGGTCGTGCGTCAAAGGCGTATCTCCGCGGGCTCGACCTGCTCAAGCTGTCCGAGAGCGGCATTCCGAATTTCGAGGAGCTGTCCGAACGGCTGATGAAGGCGACGGGGTGGCAGGTGGTGGCTGTCCCCGGCCTCGTCCCCGACGACGTGTTCTTCGACCATATGGCCAACCGCCGCTTTGTCGCGGGCAATTTCATCCGCCGCGCCGATCAGCTCGACTATCTGCAGGAACCCGACGTCTTCCACGACGTGTTCGGCCATGTCCCGCTGCTCGCCGACCCGGTGTTCGCCGATTACATGGAAGCCTATGGCCGCGGCGGGCAGCGCGCGTTGCAGCATGGCGCGCTCAAGCAGCTATCGCGGCTCTATTGGTACACGGTCGAGTTCGGGCTGATTCAGGAGGATGACGATCTGCGCATCTATGGCGCGGGGATCGTCTCGAGCTATGGCGAAAGCCGCTTCGCGCTCGACAGCGACAGCCCGAACCGGATCGGCTTCGACCTCAAGCGGGTGATGCGGACCGAGTACCGCATCGACGATTTCCAGCAGAACTACTTCGTCATCCCCAGCTTCGACGAGCTGCTGCGCGTCACGATCGAAACCGATTTCGCGCCGCTTTACGACGAGATTCTGGCTCAGCCGGACATCGCGATTGCGGCGATCGAGCCGGGCGACCGGGTGATCACGCTGGGGACGCAGGACTATGCGCGGAGTCGGGACGCGGCCTGA
- a CDS encoding alpha/beta hydrolase, which produces MPVNVEAKAPPASALLAEWPRAALSLGSLPFAWKELLAEPRGDGRPVLTLPGLVNSDMSNIVMRRYLDALGYRAYPWALGRNFGARAIGAEGERLIERIAQVRDETGEKVTLVGVSLGGIMARIAAHRSPELVREVITVSSPFAGLPTATNVWRVFELVSGQRADDPAVRAMLEEASSPLPVPATAIWSASDGLVNGAVCHEPDCETARSIEVDSSHLWVQMKPQVLRAIAQTLGRGSPQS; this is translated from the coding sequence ATGCCCGTGAACGTCGAAGCCAAGGCCCCGCCCGCATCCGCGCTGCTCGCCGAATGGCCGCGCGCGGCGCTGTCGCTGGGGTCGCTGCCCTTCGCGTGGAAGGAGTTGCTGGCCGAGCCGCGCGGCGACGGGCGTCCGGTGCTGACATTGCCTGGCCTGGTCAACAGCGACATGAGCAACATCGTGATGCGCCGCTATCTCGATGCGCTCGGCTATCGCGCTTACCCTTGGGCGCTGGGCCGCAATTTCGGCGCGCGCGCGATCGGGGCAGAGGGCGAGCGGCTGATCGAGCGGATCGCGCAGGTTCGCGACGAGACCGGGGAAAAGGTGACGTTGGTCGGCGTCTCGCTCGGCGGGATCATGGCGCGGATCGCGGCGCATCGCAGCCCGGAGCTGGTGCGGGAGGTGATCACCGTCAGCTCGCCCTTTGCCGGACTACCCACCGCGACCAATGTGTGGCGGGTGTTCGAGCTGGTCAGCGGCCAGCGCGCCGACGATCCGGCGGTGCGCGCGATGCTTGAGGAGGCGTCGTCGCCGCTGCCGGTTCCGGCGACCGCGATCTGGAGCGCGAGCGACGGGCTGGTCAACGGCGCGGTCTGTCACGAGCCCGACTGCGAAACGGCCCGCTCGATCGAGGTCGATTCGAGCCATCTCTGGGTTCAGATGAAGCCGCAGGTGCTTCGCGCGATCGCGCAGACTTTGGGACGTGGATCGCCACAGAGCTAA